Below is a window of Salvelinus fontinalis isolate EN_2023a chromosome 14, ASM2944872v1, whole genome shotgun sequence DNA.
ttccccctcattttgtctgtcatagttgaagtgtacctatgatgataaattacaggcctcatctttttaagtgggataacttgcacaattggtggctgactaaatacttttttgccccactgtagatatCTCACCTGTTTTGGAGATGGTGTGAAAGTCTACTGATTATCCTTTTCTGCAGATTATTTTCAGCACCCATGGGGTCACAAGGTGTATTGGGTAGGCAGAGTTTTCACTAATTCCTCAAGCTACCTTAAATCAAATGCACCTATTTTCTAAATTTAAAATAACAAAGATGATCAGACTGCATACATACAGCTGTTAAGATGTTTTAAAGCACTAAGCAGGAGGGTCTGATGCCTGACCATTGATATGTTCATCTTGGGGGAAatgttgatttatttttttatattgtcatttttttccccctctggttttTAATGCCAATGTTTCTGCACTGCTCTACCCTAAAGACTTGTCCCAATGCTGATTGGAAGTTGACCCTGTTGTGAAACATTTTATACTATGTATGGGGAGGTTGTTTTCATTTTATTGTGGAAGAAAGAAGTTCTGATACAGATTACTCCAATAATGAAACATAAAGAAAGTGAATCAATTATTGTTTTTGTCTCATTCTTATATACTCTATAAcgctcccagtgtgtgtgtcgaGTAATTTGAGGGTAACTCCACCTTCCGGTGGATAATTTTGCAGCGTTGCAAACAGCCATTCATTATTACACCGGCATAAAATTCGTTCACATTTACACCAGCGCACTGCTGCAGACAGTCGCGGGCGCAGCGCCATCTGACGTAGCTGATTGCATGACCCCATTCCAGTACAAAAATTCCAGTGCCTCGTTTTTTAAGCTTCCTCAAATCTATCGCTACGCAGAATGAAGTAGTGGGAAGAGAAACATTATGGCTGCTAGTCTTTCCCTGGCTCAGGTAAGTATTTTATTTCAAAACAACTGGTGATTAGTATGTAGGTGTCTTGTACTTATTGAGCAAATGGATTTAAGGACTGTAAGTGGATTTGAACTGCTGTGCCTCGCGGTCTTGAACTCTTTTGAAGTTTTCCTCAACCCAAGATATGACTGGGTAAAGTTTCTGCTTAACGCCTTTGGGGACTGCGTAAGGGCGTTGCTAGCTAGGCTAACATTAGCTGCCTGTTGTGTCAATTTTGCAATGGTCggatagctacagtagctagctaaaacTTTTGCGTAGTTTCTTTTGATTGTATTCACTGGTCAATACATTACCTAGCTAACTTTGCATCTTGAAATAAAGGAGTTCTCAATAAGAAAGTTCCTATTTGTTCGACTGTCAACATTTATTTGAAAGagtgatgttagctagctaactagtttgCGCTCATGCTGTGAGCcgcttagctagctaggtaacgttaaCTAGCTTCAATCCACTTTACTCCCTTTGTAAACTAACGTTTATTATTGTAACGTATAAGGTAGAGGATATCAAGTCAGCTGTCCGATATAACAGTTTTAATAATTTCTTAAACTACCAATACAAATTAACTTTAACTAGGTAGCTTACTCTCATCAGCTAGTTAGCGAGAAGAGGAAGTAGCCGCATGTTGTCCCATATGACACTGCCAATGGCCAACTATGTTGCAGACAACCGCTGTTTTATTAATCACATTGATATTAGCATTGGTTTTCTGGTTAATTTAAGTTGATAGTGCACATTATTTGCCAGCAATATTCTACTGGCTAAGCTAGTTAGTTTAGCTGACATCCTGACTATGGTGATATTGTTAATCTCATACCTACTAAAACGTAGGTATCTACATATTTTGACTGCATACTGATTGCGTTAGCCATATGTCATTGACTAACTAGCGAAGTTAGTATGCACTGATTATTATCTTTGTCTTATGTTATGGGATATTACCATTCCTCAATGGAGTGACATGTTCTTTACCTAGGCTGAGCTATACCAAGGCAAAAGACTGGGGTTGGTAACTACAGTTGGTGCAATTTCTTGGCTGCATGGCTGTGCTGGGGGGGGTGTAAGGATTGGACAAGAAAATACTGCATACAGCACAGTATAGCTAGTATCATGAAGATTATTCACTGCTATGCAATTAGTCACACAAAGACTCCGTGTTTAAACAGCCAACAGTTCCAGGCACACAATTGTTTCCAATAGAACATGGTGTGGGGGTCTGGGAAAGATATAGTGAATAATGGTCGGATTATGAATGTATTATTGAAGTAACGTGCAATGTCATTATAAGCTTTTCAATGAGTAAGCTAGATCTATATGTTTTATATAGCCTTTTGGAATCATCTGACTCGTCTATAGTACTGTAATGTTGCAGTTGTTAAAATGTTAAATTTATTCGTTAGCTGTTCCTTGAATATATTAATATTTTTGTGAAATTGCAAAGGAGAAGAGCACATCCAATATTTAGTCTGTTCACAGAGAAAGCTCTTACTGGTCAAACACTCCCATTGTGAATGCACCATAAGGAGCTACAGGAAGGGAATGTCAGGAAGTCCATCTCATGGTTTTCTTCTTCGGAAATCAGAAAATACCCATTCCTTTATTACATTACTTGAGGCACCATTTGTATGATAACTTTAAACAAGGTGGGATAGTGCTCCAATGATCTATTTCATATGATCATTGGCAGATGACGGTCTTCTCCTGATCTGATTTCATACGTAGACTTACTGAGGAATGTGATTATCAGTAGGATTTGATGCGGTGGTATGATTGATTATCTATGATGTTTTTGTATGTAATGAATGTCTGTTTACATCTGTAATTTGTTTATGATGTCTAAGTTGTTACGTCTGGAAACATTGTTCCCCTGCTGCTGCTGTCTTGGTTGGACTAGGTCTCTTGAAAAGTAGATTTTATCTCTGTGAGACTACCTGGATAATAACTTATTTTAGCCTGTTGCTTGGACTAGGCATTCCACTTTTCTAACCACTTGATTTCAAgcactgcacacacacagtactgaagTACACATTGGCAGCCTATGACTGTATTAGCCTAAATGTTATTGAAACCCTGTCTTGGTAGAGGAACTTGAGACACACTGATTAACTATTAAGATGAACATGATGCAAAATGCTCAGAGGAAACATTGATTTCCTGTAGAAATAGGCCTATTCCTATCTGTAATTTATTAGCCTTGCTTTTTGGCAGCTGCCAGGGCAATGTAATACAGGCTTGGCTAGAAGTCAAACAACCACTTGTGGATCTCAGCTAATGGGTCTACTGTGAGTGTACTGTGTTCTCGACGGTGTTCTGGTTATTTAACTAGCACGTTGATATGTAGGCCTAGCTTTATTTAATGGATTATATTTTTCTACTCAGAAGTCCTATGCTGCTTTGCTTTTGCAGCTTGGTTGATGTTGGACAAATTATTGATTGACATGTAATCTTATGATTGGCTTGCTTGAAGGGTGTTGTCTGGCCCTTTTTATGATCATAAAATGTGTTTCAAGGAGCATTTTATGTCTATCTCCACAGCTCTCAAGTGGAAATCCTCTCTATGACAAATACTATCGACAGGTAAGGTGTCTTTTTGTGAGTCCGTGGGCGAATTACCAGGATGTACTAAAGCAGTAGTACCTTGGTTTATAAGCTGAGTAACAGAGAATCTCTCATCTGGATGAGGGCTGTTCAGATGAGAGAGCACCAGATAGAATGGGAAATGCTGTGTCGCATTAGCCAGCAACTGCAGAGCTGCACTGAACATGTCTCCAGGCTTTTCTCCACTCTGTGATCTACTCTGTGCAAGATGAGGCTTCTTTATGAATTAATGATAACTCTTTGCTAACCCTGTCATTGCAGAGGCTCAAAGAGGACTAAGTGAAATTGTTAGACACTGCAATGGGAAAATATGATGTATTAAGGACTCCCATCAAAGTATTAGCCTACAGTTAAGCATACCTGTTTATTAAATACTCAATAAAATGTGGTATTGCAAAGTCAGCACAAATTAGCTAGAGATCTGGTGCTTTTACTGGCTAATTCTTCTTTCTAGTGTTGACATGTTTTGTCTGTGGTGTAGGTTGACCCGTCTGGTAGTGGACGGGTGGCAGCTGCTGATGCAGCCTTGTTCCTGAAGCGATCAGGCCTGGCAGACCTCGTCCTGGGCAAGGTAAGATACTAGATGACACAGCTGATGGCCAGACACCAAGCTATGGAACTTACGCAGTATGGTTGTTTGTGGGAATTCCTATATGACATGTAATTTAAGTGATTTAAAATGTCTTCTTAGATCTGGGATTTGGCAGATTCAGAACGTAAGGGGTGCCTTAACGATCAGGTAGGCCAGCTGTTATTTAGTAGATTTACAATGTCGTGTTGGACGTATTCAAAAAATCCTTGTAGTAAGACAACCAGAATACACTTCTTGTCTCTGCACCCATCAGCAATTCTTCATTGCTCTCCGGTTGGTGGCCTGTGCTCAAAATGGACTGGAGGTGGCACTCAAGAGTCTCAATTTGTCAGTTCCTCCCCCAAAGTTTGTGAGTACAATCATCACTGAAACCCACAGTCTCTATTCAAGAAACAGACGTTTGATTTAATAGCATGTGAGCTTTACTATGGCAAAAAAACAGCACCTTTTTTTGGGGTCTTTTTTTGTTGTCTCAGCATGACACAAGCAGCCCACTTCTACATGGGGGAGTGTCCATTGACAGCCCATGGGTGGTCAAGGTGAGGGGAAACTTATCAATATTTCTTAAATGTAATCTTGTAATTTTGTCCTGGTCCCTAATAATGAAAGCAGTAACAAACCACATGTGGAtgacacatttattttttaatatttacCTCTTATTCAAATCAGTTTTTCAAAGCCATTTCAGGGGGGTTCCGAACCTTGCAAAATCAATCAATTACTTTTATCTAAAGTGGAAATTATGCTTGAATCACGCACCTGTACCATGTCCCTGTGTGACTTTTCAGACGGAAGAGAAGCTGAAATTTGATGCCATTTTCGAAAGCCTCTCCCCCGTTGGTGGAATGCTCTCTGGGGAGAAGGTCAAACCAGTGTTGCTCAACTCCAAACTTCCAGTGGATGTACTGGGAAGGGTAAGcctgacatacagtatctacagGGCTCCTAATGAATGAGTTTTGGTGACCATCACAAAGTAAATGCATGGGGGGTGGTCTTGTGTTAAACATTTGTGTTGCTTTTCCAAACTTGAGTTGGATGGTCTATTTTACTGACTTGATGAATTTTGTTAACGTATTGCTGGATGTGGTGAATTTCCCCATAAATAATGTTGCAGGTATGGGAACTGAGTGACCTAGACAGAGATGGTATGCTTGACCGAGATGAGTTTGCTGTGGTAAGAAGTAGATTAATCATTAAAGTGTAATATAAACATTTAGTATGTTCAAAGATGAAATGTGGACTATTTTGTAAGATTTAGTGTGGGGTTGTGCTTCTCGAATAGAATAAGTAGTTTGTCAACATTGGACTTTCCTGATCTTACATTGAAACAGACATGAAAGGCAGATTTATGTATGTGAATCGTATATTTATGAATATATATATGTTCTCCTTCATTAGGTCATGTACCTGGTCTACAGAGCTCTGGAGGGGGAGCCTGTACCCATGTCTCTGCCTGCTACCCTTGTGCCACCCTCCAAGAGGAAAAAGCTCCCTGTCTCTGTACCCCCTGTGATGCCCCTTTTACCCTCGCCACCCTCCATCAAAGAGAGACGCTCCTCCCATTCCAGGTCCAAAACCCTGCCCTCCAAACCAGCAGCGACACCAGTCACAGTGAGTATCCTATTCATCTTAGCATGAAAGTGAGGCTGAAAGACTTACCCCCATCTCTAACAAtcctgtcccctctgtctctttTCAGTGGGCTGTATCTCCTCCAGACAAAGCCAAGTATGATGAGGTTTTTGCAAAGACCGATCTTGACATGGATGGTCTGGTGTCTGGGCCTGAAGTCCGAGATATCTTCCTAAAGACTGGCTTGCCCTCCGCCACACTAGCACGCATCTGGTAAGACATATCAGGACATGTTTAGTATTAATTCAGGCGACTTAGATAATATGCAGTGCCTGCACTTGCATTTACTAATTCAATCTGGACATTGGTCATACAGGGCTGGTTTCTGGACCTAGAGTAAATTCTTGGACTAAAAAGCTATTTCAATTAAGATTTTCTATTGtgcaggactaggcttaatatgGGTCTGTGACACCTGCCTATAGTTTGTCAATATTATGCCCATTCCTGGAGGGGTAAATTgatctttctattgtgttatgtGGTCATCTGTGTTCCACAGGGAGCTCTGTGACATTGGGGACATAGGGAAGCTTACCAGGGAACAGTTTGCACTAGCGCTGCATCTAATTAACCAGAAACTGACCACGGGTGTGGACCCACCCCAGAACCTCTGTCCTGAAATGATCCCTCCCTCAGACAGACTGAGCGTTGCAGCCAAGCAGGTAAGACTCCTCTCCATCGTCCTGCACGTTGCAACCCAGTCTTAGACAGCCAATAATCATAAACTGTGAATATCTTATTTTTATCCAGTGTATTTCTCTATGAAGAATGTCAGACTATTTTGATGAATAGGCTACTTAATTGTGATGCGGATTTGGTAACATCTATTTCCTGATGTTTTACTAAACCTTTCCTTCCCTTCTCCTGTGGTGTGGGTTTTTGTGTTCTAGCTTGCTGCTGTGTCTCTGACCCTGTCTGTGTATGCTGTCTCTTTGCGTTCTTCCTCATGACTCATGCATTGTACACAAGGTGGGATCTCCCTCTAACTGGGGACTCTCCTGAGTGTTGACTTCACGGTGTCTCCGGTTAGCCCCTGGCAGTGTCACCCGCCCATGTTACCTACCTCATAATATTTCCTTTGCTTTCCTCCTAGTTCAACTGTTAGTCATTTCAGTGCCCTCTACCATTTGTTTGCATGTAGATGTGCTTTCGGTGTTCTCCCCCATTCAGTTTATCTTGTATGGGTCATTTTGTGATTTCTTTAGCAAAATGGGTTTGATTCAACTGGTGAGATTGATTAGTTGCCACTTTAGCTGGAGGCTCATTTTATTCCACATCGTGTTTGCCATTCCATTGAGTTAATGTTTAGACATTGTGTATATGTTGTAGTGTATGTCTGGTCAGTAAAGCTACACTGATGTGAatgtaaacattgttttctgctCTCAATGATCTCTCCCCACCAGAGCAATGCAGCAAATCTGGCAGCAGACTTTTCTGCCATCAAGGAACTGGACTCGCTCAGCAATGAGATTGTAGATCTACAAAAGTGAGTGGCAAGCAGTTGTATTTGAGGGATGGGTTAGCTCCAGCTTTGTTTTGACAGGAGTTTGTTGGAGCATGTAACTTCCCCTGTTAAGGTTGCTATGGCAGCCAAGGAACTGGGCCTTGCTCTGTCTCACATTGGAATATTTCAGGGAATACATGGTAAGGGGAATCTTGAGAAAAGAGACAAGTTCTCTGCTACGGTATGTTTGTTGTCTGCAGAAAGAGCAGATGGAGGGGAGCTGGTAGACTGTCCAGGGACTCATAACATGAGTGTGGAATGGAGCCTTTAAGCAGGGTCTCCAGAGGTTCTCccactctttgtgtgtgtgtgtgatgagggagaAACACCTGCTGAAGGGGAAGGCGCGGGGGGGGAGGGTTAAGGCAGCTCCTTAATACTGGGATAGGcttctcccccttcctctgtttGTCTGCACGTTCTCAACATCCAATACTTTCTCACCTTCTAACAAATCCCATAGCTGCCCCACTGCAGACATAACAGCAGCTTGATATGGGGGAATTAAAAGGGATCTCTTTACAGTTTGTTGTTGTTACTTCCCTTTTCTGGTAAGCAAAGATTGATGATAGTAGTAGTCTGCATCAGTATATGAATATCAGCTGTAAGTTTCAAGTTTAGGAAAGATTAGGAAAATTTGGGATTTTAGCATTTCAGAATAGTGGACCATAAACTGCAAAGATGATTCATGTTTTCAAGATTGCTGTGAGTGTCCTTGAAGGTGCTGCTGTCCTTGAGGAGAGGTATTCATGCGGTGCCCACTGCCCTATGGAGGGGCATTGGATGAAGCTGTGTTTTTCAACTGAGCCTGAGAGCATTACTGGGTGAGGGTGTCATAGATTTAGACTGACTGTCTGAAACCAGCATTTTCTTATTTTTGGCTGACATTGGAAGAGGTGCGTGGGATGTTGTTTACACATGTTGTTTCTGTATGGTTGCCAGCCAGGGcatcacaatatacagtcagttaaGTTAGTACTCCTGACTCATACGTCGCTACCTCACTTCAGATTCTCTCAACTGGTTCTACACTCTCTCTCGACATGTGTGGCTGTTTGTATCTGGCTGCCTTTTTGTTTCAACAGTCTTCATGTTGAGCAAAACATTTAAATTATTGATTTGATTAATATAAACTGTGGTAATATCTATTCTGTTGCACAGTTATGCCTTTTGGCATTTTAGTGTTTTACCTTGCTAAATGAATGGCTTTGTTAATGTCAGTAGATTAAGGATTTGGACTTGGTAGGGAGAGCAGATAACCAAAAAGGCCCTGCCTATTCTGCACATTTTCCCACTCATCAcatcctctgctccctccctttTTACCTTGTCATCTGACCGTGCAGGGATGGGAGGGGTAGGTGGGAGGATGAACTGACAGGGAAAGGAATGCtattcatccctccctctctctgctgaaTCACTGAGACTTCCTCCAGGCAGCCATCTGCACACAGTcctgcccctctgtctctcctcctcctgctctcccatctgccagaacacacacacacacacacacacacaagaccctCTCTCGCTCAAGGCTGTTGCTGCAGGCGTTGGTCGGTCAGTGTGGTCTGCTACAGTAGGATCAGGATGGTGGTGCAGGGAGAGGCGCTGTCatctggtggtggggtggtagccTGGCTGGGGGTGCCCTTGGTCTCTACGGTGATTAAAAACTCATGTCTTCTGTGCTGGTCTTACAGGGAGAAGAGCTCTGTAGAACAGGACGTCAATGAAAAGGAGGAGCGCGTCAGAGAAAGGACTAGTGAAGTCCAGGTACAGTAAACTTGCTGCCTACATGCCCCTCAGCTCTCTCACTACCCTTAGATTGTTTATTTTCATCCAGTTGATGACTGTATTGTCTGaattcattttttttgttgttaaatGTTACAAAGCTGTAACATTCTACTGTTTAGTTGCTCTTGTTGAATGTGTTAGCGGTAGTCTGCTTGGTTCTTTTAGGCTGTGGCTGAGCAGAAGAGAACATActcccctgtgtctgtctgtctgtgtgcgtctgAGTATGAGTCAGAGCCGTCTCCAGTAGTTCTATGATGCACACGtctacacagtgtacaaaacattaggaacacctgctctttctatgaccgactgaccaggtgaattcaggtgaatgctatgatcccttattgatgtcacttgttaaatccacttcagtcagtatagatgaagggggaggagacgggttaaagaatggctcgtaagccttgagacatggattgtgtatgtgtgccattcagagggtgaatgggctagacaaaatattgaagtgcctttgaacgaagtatggtagtaggtgccaggcgcaccggtttgtgtgtgtcaagaactgcaacgctgctggcttTTTCACTTTTTAGTTTCCCGTGttaatcaagaatggtccaccacccaaaggacatccagccaacttgacacaattgtgggaagcgtgggccagcatccctgtggaatgctttcaacaacttgtagagtccatgccccaatgaattgaggctgttttgattgcaaaatattaggaaggtgttcttaatgttttgtacactgtataGTGCACCGTGTTGAGATTGATGGCACAAACTGAACTGATGTGATGTAGCCTCAAGCTGTATAGTTCCTGCTtcagtaaccaggtttccatccaacattTTATACTAAAGTAAAGTACATGTTggataaaaaaaagaaataaaaaaaaaagaatggaTCTGATGTAAAAATAAAATGTCGTTAAACGTTCCAAATGCCGACAACTAAATACGCTAGACAGTGGGATCTCTTTTTGTTGTTTGATCTTAGGGATCCTTTATACCCCACTCCCGCTcgaatcccgttaacgggattgatttgacaacagccagtgacattgaagcgcgccaaattcaaaaccagaaatactcataataaaaattcctAAAACATACAAgagtaatacatcaaaataaagcttaacttgttgttaatccagccactgtgtcagatttcaaaaaggctttacaacgaaagcagaccatgcgattatctgaggacagcaccctgcatacaaacacatgaaaatcagatTTCAACTAGGCAGGTGCGCGACAAAAgacagaaatagcgatataataattaatgccttaccttttgaagatcttcttctgttgtgttgtagtgtccagagcatggaggtgctaccaggagacaggccagtacatcaggagacgtggaggaggccgtaggagggcaacaacccagcagcaggaccgctacctccgcctttgtgcaaggaggagcactgccagagccctgcaaaatgacctccagcaggccacaaatgtgcatgtgtcagcatatcacaaggggtctgaggatctcatctcggtacctaatggcagtcaggctacctctggcgagcacatggagggctgtgcggccccacaaagaaatgccaccccacaccatgactgacccaccgccaaaccggtcatgctggaggatgttgcaggcagcagaatgttctccacggcgtctccagactctgtcacatgtgctcatgtgctcagtgtgaacctgctttcatctgtgaagagcacagggcgccagtggcgaatttgccaatcttggtgttctctggcaaatgccaaacgtcctgcacggtgttgggctgtaagcacaacccccacctgtggatgtcgggccctcataccaccctcatggagtctgtttctgaccgtttgagcagacacatgcacatttgtggcctgttggaggtgattttgcagtgctctggcagtgctcctcctgctcctctttgcggaggtagcggtcctgctgctgggttgttgccctcctacggcctcctccacgtctcctgatgtactggcctgtctcatggtagcgcctccatgctctggacactacgctgacagacacagcaaaccttcttgccacagctcgcattgatgtgccatcctggatgagctgcactacctgagccacttgtgtgggttgtagactccgtctcatgctaccactagagtgaaagcaccgccagcattcaaaagtgaccaaaacatcagccaggaagcataggaactgagaaatggtctgtggtcaccacctgcagaaccactcctttattgggggtgtcttgctaattgcctataatttccaccttttgtctattccatttgcacaacagcatgtgaaatttattgtcaatcagtgttgcttcctaagtggacagtttgatttcacagaagtgtaattgacttggagttacattgtgttgtttaagtgttccctttatttttttgagcagtgtatatatatttttttacaattacCTCCATGTTATTATCAAGGATATGATTTGATTTATTGATATAACCTATTTAAAGGAAGTATATTATTATACTTTCATATTCTGTCATCTGGGGTTGCCAATCTTATTTTACGCAAACAAATGCATTTTTAGGAAAACATCAAGTGTTCTTGAATGAGCCAGTGCCATAGCAGAGGTGTATCACCTGTAAACTATAAGCCTGTGTGTGACTCACCTTGTCTCTATTTGATCTTACTGGATGTATGAATGTCAGGTTTAATTATCTCCTCTCAGGTCCTGACTTCATTAACATTTTTAAACACCTAGAAAAAGGTGTACATTACCACACTTTCATCCCAAGTGATCAAACGTAGAACTCTATAGGCTATATTAACTTCCATTCAAGATTAATTATTTTCTGCTGTGTATTTGTGAAAGACTACTTTTTCTTTGGTCCTGCAGGTGTTAGCCAGTGGTGTGAACGGCTGTCATTAGACAGACAGCACTGTTTTCTCACCCCAGGGTTCTGCTCAGCAATGACCAGTCACTGCCAATTAGCCAGCATCCATATATTCATGATGGGGGAAACTAGCTGGTTTTTCAAGAGCTATATGAGTAATTAAGATTGGATTGTACAGTAAAATGTAAGGGCCAAAAAATAGTTCCTCAGTGCTCATGGATTATTCTCTCTACAATACATGTTTATTAAGTTATATTGTACTTTCTGACTAATTATTCTGAACAAAGAGGGATCAATAAACTATTTCCATGTTAGTAGGCTAGCCTTGAATCCTTGGCACGTGTAGCAGTCCCTTCAAAATGATTAGGAGATGTGGGCAGGAGTGCTTTGCCGCTGTGCTGACGTTGGCTTGATAAATGGCTTCTATTTTGGGCTGCGACTCTCTGGCTACTTTAAACAGACATAGCTTAGAGTGCAGAAGCTCCCTAGAGGAAACGGACAAAGACGTTCATCCCTCTGAGCCTGGGCTGAGGAGCGGCTGATTTAGTTTTATACCACCAACCACACCCTTCTACATACACTTGCCCAAGAAACATCATGTAGGCATTAACACTAAGTCAGTGTGATGCCACTTTGGGTAAACTCGCGTTGATTTAGTTGGAGCACCTCGTCAAGGCTGGCATTCATAATGTTTTGACTCTGACTCATCCTCTCTGCAGTCTGCTCAGTTAGTCTCTATTCCTATCCTCTGCTCCTTTTATCActtatttttctctttctctggCTGTTATGTGACTCTGTTATGATTTCCTCCCTCAGGACTTGCAGAATGAGGTGCAGAAGGAGGGTGGGGTGCTGCAGCGGCTGCAGTCTCagcgccaggaagtccaggatgctCTGGAAGAGCTGGACCAGCAGAAGACCACTCTGGAGGAGCAGCTTGGTCAAATCCGCCAGCAGTGCACCCATGAGAACCAGCTGGTGAGACTACATGACCTATCAACCAACCACAACCTCACACCGCACCTGGAACACCTTCAGAGAGGAACCAGTCAATAGCAAGTGTATTGGTTGGTCCGCTTGTCCTCTATTTTGTTTTAACTCTTCTTATTTttctcatcttgtgtgtgtgtgtagatctcGTCACTAGAGGTGGAGCACGCGGAGCAGGAGCAGAGGATAGAGGAGTACGAGGAGCAGCTGGTGCAGGCCAGAGAGGAGCTGCTGCAGCTGCAGGAGGAGACACAGCAGTTGGAGGAGAAGGTGCAGGCAGCGCGGGAGCAGCTCACCCCCTTGCAGGAGTCTGTCCGAGACTCCTTCTCTCAGGTTTCTCAGGTGAGTCTACTCAgactcaccatcattactaccacaGTGGTGGCATGGTGCAAAGATTTAATGGTGGTGAGACAGCAAAATCAACAATTTTATAGTGATGGGTGTAAATTCAGATTTCACTAATGTCTATTCCTGACATAGGAAAATGTACAAGAGAATATCAGGTAAAGGGTGAGTTAGtggattgctctctctctcccttctataCCTCTGCTCTTTACCTCTGTACTGGGGGCAGGTGGAGCAAAAGCTGAGTGATCTAcagttggaggagaggacagtCACATCCCAGCTCAGCTGGAAGAAGGCCCTAGAGGAGGATCCAGTGCTGGTGAATGGCTCAGCGGATGAGCAGCACC
It encodes the following:
- the LOC129810569 gene encoding epidermal growth factor receptor substrate 15-like isoform X1, encoding MIGLLEGCCLALFMIIKCVSRSILCLSPQLSSGNPLYDKYYRQVDPSGSGRVAAADAALFLKRSGLADLVLGKIWDLADSERKGCLNDQQFFIALRLVACAQNGLEVALKSLNLSVPPPKFHDTSSPLLHGGVSIDSPWVVKTEEKLKFDAIFESLSPVGGMLSGEKVKPVLLNSKLPVDVLGRVWELSDLDRDGMLDRDEFAVVMYLVYRALEGEPVPMSLPATLVPPSKRKKLPVSVPPVMPLLPSPPSIKERRSSHSRSKTLPSKPAATPVTWAVSPPDKAKYDEVFAKTDLDMDGLVSGPEVRDIFLKTGLPSATLARIWELCDIGDIGKLTREQFALALHLINQKLTTGVDPPQNLCPEMIPPSDRLSVAAKQSNAANLAADFSAIKELDSLSNEIVDLQKEKSSVEQDVNEKEERVRERTSEVQDLQNEVQKEGGVLQRLQSQRQEVQDALEELDQQKTTLEEQLGQIRQQCTHENQLISSLEVEHAEQEQRIEEYEEQLVQAREELLQLQEETQQLEEKVQAAREQLTPLQESVRDSFSQVSQVEQKLSDLQLEERTVTSQLSWKKALEEDPVLVNGSADEQHLEDQAEELRVEPPAIQPQMGPAEPIEEQIEVVKEDRPKTPEEPVPKSDAFEDLYNSLSSTTWPVPQDNTVKEHISPVAFTLQEQRSPTPEVVAEQVESPEPERRPESTEPPQATPPALPPQTTPPPLPAQPTMSPMTSPPPLPGMDFFQSDPFIDHDPFKDDPFGKADVSYPFGGDPFKGTDPFAADSFFKQSLAAPFPSADSFTLADPFSGSASLAEPNLFAAPLNNAAGMDPFSSKPQNKAARDPFSAKVNNVDADQFGSKIDSLAEQDPFGSQGTAGPDPFSCSQPGSELPTKDLTAATNDPFAPGGTAVNTGSDPDPFAAVFGNESFGIGFADFSALAKSNSSDPFASSNPSNNKNLFKEDSQPSSPDVPPALPPKTGTPTRPPPPPPGKRSSVSRSESSDSFHRRGPFLPQGSGDPPFSQPAKDTAQDPFAPSSPRQHARDPDRFASFDKQQYPTEEDMIEWAKRESEREEKGRLARQAQQEQEDLELAIALSKSEFS